Proteins from a genomic interval of Notoacmeibacter ruber:
- the dctP gene encoding TRAP transporter substrate-binding protein DctP: MTKTKTIRRGLLAALLLTTTTAPLAAQDVTLRLADSLPVGHYMTTGVGQPLMDGTVEATDGAVAFQHFPAQQLGKAKDMLSLVQSGVADIAYVGASYSADKLPLSSVAELPEAFTTSCQGTLAFWELAKPGGALDQAELAPEGVRALAVLVLPPYQLFSAKAFTGLDEIAGWKVRVTGAPKIAGIQKLGGVPVSISSPETREALSRGTVDAIAFPIGSIKPYDLAPHIATATQGTNFGSFVATWMISQEKYDSLPEGVQQALTEAGEAATKNGCEATDAAASADKDFVADQGVDFVDLPAEDMAKLEDLMADVGDEWAADLDARGKPGTEILQAFRAALRDDM, encoded by the coding sequence ATGACCAAGACAAAGACGATCCGGAGGGGCCTTCTGGCCGCCCTGCTGCTGACCACCACCACCGCGCCGCTGGCCGCCCAGGACGTGACCCTGCGCCTGGCCGACAGCCTGCCCGTGGGCCACTACATGACCACCGGGGTCGGCCAGCCGCTGATGGACGGCACGGTAGAGGCGACCGACGGCGCCGTGGCCTTCCAACACTTCCCGGCGCAACAGCTGGGCAAGGCCAAGGACATGTTGTCGCTGGTGCAATCCGGCGTCGCCGACATCGCCTATGTGGGCGCCTCCTATTCCGCCGACAAGCTGCCGCTGAGCTCGGTCGCGGAGCTTCCCGAGGCCTTCACCACCTCGTGCCAGGGCACCCTGGCCTTCTGGGAGCTCGCCAAGCCCGGCGGCGCGCTGGACCAGGCCGAACTGGCCCCCGAGGGCGTCCGCGCCCTGGCTGTGCTGGTCCTGCCGCCCTATCAGCTGTTCTCGGCCAAGGCCTTCACCGGCCTGGACGAGATCGCGGGCTGGAAGGTCCGCGTGACCGGTGCGCCGAAGATCGCCGGAATCCAGAAGCTGGGCGGCGTGCCTGTGTCGATCTCCAGCCCGGAAACCCGCGAGGCGCTGTCGCGCGGCACCGTGGATGCGATCGCCTTCCCCATCGGGTCGATCAAGCCCTATGACCTTGCCCCGCACATCGCGACGGCCACACAGGGCACCAACTTTGGCTCCTTCGTTGCGACATGGATGATCAGTCAGGAAAAATACGACAGCCTGCCTGAAGGCGTGCAGCAGGCGCTGACCGAAGCAGGCGAAGCGGCCACGAAGAACGGCTGTGAAGCGACCGATGCCGCGGCCAGTGCCGACAAGGACTTCGTCGCGGATCAGGGCGTGGACTTCGTCGACCTCCCGGCAGAGGACATGGCCAAGCTGGAAGACTTGATGGCCGATGTCGGTGACGAGTGGGCCGCCGATCTGGATGCCCGCGGCAAGCCCGGCACCGAAATCCTGCAAGCCTTCCGCGCAGCCCTGCGCGACGACATGTAA
- a CDS encoding TRAP transporter large permease produces the protein MTVTIALVVLVAMLVFGLPVALAMGVSGAVGLYLFGGWPILRGILKTTPLSTANDYEIITIPMFLLMAEFVIISGVANDLFRAATVWVGRLRGGVAMATALAGAGFGAISGSSTAAAATLASTSIPAMLKEGYEPKLACGVVAISGTLAMLIPPSIALILYGIIADIPIGALLVGGVIPGIIVTLTIILTIAYLVWRDPESAPAGQSYSFGQKLASLKRVWLVLVLFFAVTGTIYSGIATPTEASGIGAFCAMLIAAWERQLTPANALRALRSAAQTTCMVLFIIMGAHIFGYFFTLTRVTNDLTMWVGGLETSRWVILAVILLGYLILGFFMDQIAILILTVPVVLPLVLQLGYDPIWFGVLVVVTAEVGMVTPPLGMNVFVVARYTGRPLGELFRGVAPHVWAHLIVIALLAAFPAITLWLPSTMQ, from the coding sequence ATGACCGTGACCATCGCCCTTGTCGTTCTCGTCGCCATGCTGGTCTTCGGCCTGCCGGTCGCCTTGGCCATGGGCGTCTCCGGCGCCGTCGGCCTCTACCTCTTCGGCGGCTGGCCGATCCTGCGCGGCATCCTGAAGACGACGCCGCTGTCGACCGCCAATGACTACGAGATCATCACCATTCCGATGTTCCTGCTGATGGCGGAATTCGTCATCATCTCGGGCGTGGCCAACGACCTGTTCCGCGCCGCGACCGTCTGGGTCGGGCGGCTGCGTGGCGGGGTCGCCATGGCCACCGCCCTGGCGGGCGCGGGGTTCGGCGCCATCTCGGGCTCTTCGACCGCCGCGGCGGCCACCCTGGCCTCGACCTCGATCCCGGCGATGCTGAAGGAAGGCTACGAGCCGAAGCTGGCCTGCGGCGTGGTCGCCATCTCGGGCACGCTGGCCATGCTGATTCCGCCGTCGATCGCGCTGATCCTCTACGGGATCATCGCCGACATCCCGATCGGGGCGCTGCTGGTCGGCGGCGTGATCCCTGGCATCATCGTCACCCTGACCATCATCCTGACCATCGCCTATCTGGTCTGGCGCGACCCGGAATCGGCACCGGCCGGCCAATCCTATTCCTTCGGTCAGAAACTCGCCTCGCTGAAGCGGGTCTGGCTGGTGCTGGTGCTGTTCTTTGCCGTCACCGGCACGATCTATTCCGGCATCGCCACCCCCACCGAGGCCTCGGGCATCGGCGCTTTCTGCGCCATGCTGATCGCCGCCTGGGAACGCCAGCTGACCCCTGCCAATGCCCTGCGCGCCCTGCGCTCGGCGGCGCAGACGACCTGCATGGTGCTGTTCATCATCATGGGCGCGCATATCTTCGGATACTTCTTCACCCTGACCCGGGTGACAAACGACCTCACCATGTGGGTCGGTGGGCTGGAGACCTCTCGCTGGGTGATCCTGGCGGTGATCCTGCTGGGCTATCTGATCCTGGGCTTCTTCATGGACCAGATCGCGATCCTGATCCTGACCGTGCCCGTGGTCCTGCCGCTGGTGCTGCAACTGGGCTACGATCCGATCTGGTTCGGTGTGCTGGTCGTGGTGACCGCCGAGGTCGGCATGGTCACGCCGCCGCTTGGGATGAACGTCTTCGTGGTCGCCCGCTACACCGGCCGACCGCTGGGAGAGCTGTTTCGCGGTGTCGCCCCGCATGTCTGGGCGCATCTCATCGTCATCGCCCTGCTCGCCGCATTCCCGGCGATCACACTGTGGCTGCCATCCACGATGCAGTAG
- a CDS encoding TRAP transporter small permease, producing MAAPGGNQEPLNALSAGLTRLEGALVTLSALAMAAIMCIVMLDVILRYVFAAPLIWSFDLIGLYLVGAVFFFALSDTMHNHGHIALDVFVPLIPHRLRHAGQALGFGAGTVLLAAIAWLEFWQAEEAFMADDRIAGVVPFQIWVAHAVLALGMGVLVLRCLYRALFHTASAASGRDMVETPPPPVTARPTTEPTE from the coding sequence ATGGCCGCACCGGGAGGAAACCAAGAACCACTGAACGCGCTATCCGCCGGACTGACGCGTCTGGAAGGCGCGCTGGTCACGCTGTCGGCGCTGGCGATGGCGGCGATCATGTGCATCGTCATGCTGGACGTGATCCTGCGCTACGTCTTCGCCGCCCCGCTGATCTGGTCGTTTGACCTGATCGGCCTCTACCTGGTCGGGGCGGTCTTCTTCTTCGCCCTGTCGGACACGATGCACAATCACGGCCATATCGCGCTGGATGTCTTCGTGCCGCTGATCCCGCACCGCCTGCGCCACGCGGGCCAGGCCCTAGGCTTCGGCGCCGGGACGGTGCTGCTGGCGGCGATCGCCTGGCTGGAATTCTGGCAGGCGGAAGAGGCGTTCATGGCCGATGACCGCATCGCCGGCGTCGTGCCCTTCCAGATATGGGTGGCCCATGCGGTGCTGGCCCTCGGCATGGGGGTGCTGGTGCTGCGCTGCCTTTACCGGGCGCTCTTTCACACGGCCTCGGCCGCGTCCGGCCGCGACATGGTCGAAACGCCCCCGCCGCCGGTCACCGCGCGGCCGACGACGGAGCCCACAGAATGA
- a CDS encoding HpcH/HpaI aldolase/citrate lyase family protein: MRSFLFVPGDSRRKFDKAVAGEADALILDLEDSVALPAKEEARQTVGQMLAGERNGKALFVRINALDTGLTLTDLSAVMPHRPDGIVLPKCEGPADLDRVAHYLAAFEATHGLAPVRILAIATETAASLFTIGDYAGADERLWGMMWGAEDLAASLGAQENGARQGYHEPFRLARNLCLAGAAAAGVVPVDSICAVLDDLSVVETEAREARRDGFGAKAVIHPKHVAAVNTVFTPGEAELAWARKVLDAFAADPAAGVVRIDGQMIDKPHERAARKIMAMAGQTG; encoded by the coding sequence ATGCGGTCCTTCCTCTTCGTCCCCGGCGACAGCCGGCGTAAGTTCGACAAGGCCGTCGCCGGTGAGGCAGACGCGCTGATCCTCGACCTGGAGGACAGTGTCGCCCTGCCCGCCAAGGAGGAGGCGCGGCAGACGGTCGGCCAGATGCTGGCGGGCGAGCGGAACGGCAAGGCCCTGTTCGTGCGGATCAACGCGCTGGACACCGGGTTGACCCTGACCGATCTGTCCGCCGTCATGCCGCATCGCCCCGACGGGATCGTCCTTCCGAAATGCGAAGGCCCCGCCGATCTGGACCGGGTGGCGCATTACCTGGCCGCCTTCGAAGCCACCCATGGCCTGGCGCCGGTGCGCATCCTGGCCATCGCGACGGAAACCGCCGCCTCGCTCTTCACCATCGGCGACTATGCCGGCGCGGATGAGCGGCTCTGGGGCATGATGTGGGGCGCCGAGGATCTGGCGGCCTCGCTGGGGGCGCAGGAAAACGGCGCCAGACAAGGCTATCACGAGCCTTTCCGCCTGGCGCGCAACCTTTGCCTCGCGGGCGCGGCGGCGGCGGGCGTCGTGCCCGTCGACAGCATCTGTGCCGTCCTCGATGACCTGTCGGTGGTCGAGACGGAGGCGCGCGAGGCGCGTCGCGACGGCTTCGGCGCCAAGGCGGTGATCCATCCAAAACATGTGGCGGCGGTCAACACCGTCTTCACCCCGGGCGAGGCAGAGTTGGCCTGGGCCAGGAAGGTGCTGGACGCCTTCGCCGCCGATCCCGCCGCCGGGGTCGTGCGCATCGACGGCCAGATGATCGACAAGCCCCATGAACGGGCGGCGCGCAAGATCATGGCGATGGCCGGACAGACGGGCTGA
- a CDS encoding MaoC family dehydratase — translation MAGLWFEEFHQGQHFRHELTRTVTESDNITFSLMSMNPQPLHIDAHFSKSTEWGQPLFNSMFTFAIMVGMTVQDTTLGTTVGNLGFSEVTFPAPVFNGDTLRSETTVLSVRPSKSRPTQGLVEFEHICLKQDDTVVARCKRMALMRMRPEAA, via the coding sequence ATGGCCGGACTCTGGTTCGAAGAATTCCACCAAGGACAGCATTTCCGCCACGAGCTGACACGCACGGTGACGGAATCTGACAACATCACCTTCTCGCTGATGTCGATGAACCCGCAGCCCCTGCATATCGACGCGCATTTCTCCAAGTCGACGGAATGGGGCCAGCCGCTGTTCAACTCGATGTTCACCTTCGCCATCATGGTGGGGATGACGGTACAGGACACCACCCTGGGGACCACCGTCGGCAACCTCGGCTTTTCCGAGGTGACCTTTCCCGCGCCGGTGTTCAACGGCGACACCCTGCGGTCGGAAACCACCGTGCTGTCGGTGCGCCCGTCGAAATCGCGCCCCACGCAGGGCCTGGTCGAGTTCGAGCATATCTGCCTGAAGCAGGACGACACCGTGGTCGCCCGCTGCAAGCGCATGGCACTGATGCGGATGCGACCGGAGGCGGCGTGA
- a CDS encoding acyl-CoA dehydrogenase family protein has protein sequence MDFTLTEDQQAIKAAIERICDRFGDDYWLRKDRDGGFPDDFYEALASEGWLGICTAEAQGGAGLGVAEAAIMMRTIAESGAGLSGASAVHINIFGLKPVDIFGTEDQKARMILPMAEGREKACFGVTEPNTGLNTTQLKLRAEKRGDRYVVNGQKVWISTAQVADNILLLARTTPLEEVSKPTQGLSLFYTPFDRERIKVSVIEKMGRKAVDSNELFFEDFEIPETDRIGEEGEGFRMILQGMNPERILIAAEAVGLGFAALRKATGYAKERNVFNRPIGQNQAIQHPLAICQSELEAAWLLTMKAAWEYDNGLPCGASANMAKYLAGEAGFNACQQAVMTHGGFGYAKEYHVERYLRESLIPRIAPISPQLALCYIAERVLGLPKSY, from the coding sequence ATGGATTTTACGCTGACCGAGGATCAACAGGCGATCAAGGCCGCGATCGAGCGCATCTGCGACAGGTTCGGGGACGACTACTGGCTGAGGAAGGACCGCGACGGCGGCTTCCCCGATGACTTCTACGAGGCGCTGGCCAGCGAGGGCTGGCTGGGCATCTGCACCGCCGAGGCCCAGGGCGGCGCCGGTCTGGGCGTCGCCGAGGCGGCGATCATGATGCGCACCATCGCCGAAAGCGGCGCGGGCCTGTCGGGCGCCTCGGCGGTGCATATCAATATCTTCGGGCTGAAGCCGGTCGATATCTTCGGCACCGAGGACCAGAAGGCACGGATGATCCTCCCCATGGCCGAGGGCCGGGAAAAGGCCTGTTTCGGGGTGACCGAACCCAATACCGGGCTCAACACCACCCAGTTGAAGCTGCGCGCCGAGAAACGCGGCGACCGCTACGTGGTGAACGGTCAGAAGGTCTGGATCTCCACCGCGCAGGTGGCCGACAACATCCTGCTGCTGGCACGCACCACGCCGCTGGAGGAGGTCAGCAAGCCGACGCAGGGCCTGTCGCTCTTCTACACCCCCTTCGACCGGGAGCGGATCAAGGTGTCGGTGATCGAGAAGATGGGCCGCAAGGCGGTGGATTCCAACGAGCTGTTCTTCGAGGATTTCGAGATCCCCGAGACCGACCGCATCGGCGAAGAGGGCGAGGGCTTCCGCATGATCCTGCAAGGCATGAACCCCGAGCGGATCCTGATCGCCGCCGAGGCCGTGGGCCTGGGCTTTGCCGCCCTGCGCAAGGCCACGGGCTATGCCAAGGAACGCAATGTCTTCAACCGGCCCATCGGGCAGAACCAGGCGATCCAGCATCCCCTGGCGATCTGCCAGTCGGAACTCGAGGCGGCCTGGCTGCTGACCATGAAGGCCGCCTGGGAATACGACAACGGCCTGCCCTGCGGCGCCTCGGCCAACATGGCAAAATACCTCGCCGGCGAGGCCGGTTTCAACGCCTGTCAGCAGGCGGTGATGACACACGGCGGCTTTGGCTATGCCAAGGAATACCACGTCGAACGCTACCTGCGCGAAAGCCTGATCCCGCGGATCGCCCCGATCTCTCCCCAACTCGCACTGTGCTATATCGCAGAGCGCGTGCTGGGCCTGCCGAAGTCGTATTAA
- a CDS encoding CaiB/BaiF CoA transferase family protein — MGPLEGIRVLDLSSVLMGPYATQILGDYGAEVIKVEAPTGDLVREIRPARHEGMGAIYLNSNRSKDSIVLNLKTEAGRAALLRMVADSDVLLTNVRPRKMDRLGLTWEVLSEANPRLIYAALVGFDQTGPYAARPAYDDLIQGGACIPYAFQRAGQAPAYVPSAIADRIVGMSAVNGVLAAIIERARSGRGQKIEVPMFETMLSMILADHMQGLTFEPPLDAGGYRRHLSPDRRPYQTKDGYVCALIYNDGHWERFFRELGRPDMPASDPRYVSFAARMEHIDEVYAELGELMKTRTTDEWLALFDRADVPAMPMHSFESALEDPHLRETGFFEEFDHPTEGRLRQMAVPTRFSRTPARPEKPAPRLGADGEAVLTRMGFSDTDIAALVDAGAVTLPKRA; from the coding sequence ATGGGACCGCTGGAGGGGATACGTGTCCTCGACCTCAGCTCTGTTCTGATGGGGCCTTACGCGACGCAGATCCTGGGCGATTATGGCGCCGAGGTGATCAAGGTCGAGGCGCCGACAGGGGATCTCGTCCGGGAAATCCGGCCCGCCCGGCACGAGGGGATGGGGGCGATCTACCTCAACTCCAACCGCTCGAAGGACAGCATCGTGCTGAACCTGAAGACGGAGGCGGGGCGCGCGGCGCTGTTGCGCATGGTGGCCGACAGCGATGTCCTGCTGACCAACGTGCGCCCGCGCAAGATGGATCGCCTGGGGCTGACCTGGGAGGTGCTGAGCGAGGCCAACCCGCGGCTGATCTACGCCGCGCTGGTCGGCTTCGACCAGACCGGGCCCTATGCCGCGCGGCCTGCCTATGACGACCTGATCCAGGGCGGCGCCTGCATTCCCTACGCTTTCCAGCGCGCAGGCCAGGCCCCCGCCTATGTTCCCTCCGCCATCGCCGATCGCATCGTCGGCATGTCGGCCGTCAACGGCGTGCTGGCGGCGATCATCGAACGCGCCCGCTCCGGCCGGGGGCAGAAGATCGAAGTGCCGATGTTCGAGACCATGCTGTCGATGATCCTGGCCGACCACATGCAGGGGCTGACCTTCGAGCCGCCGCTGGACGCGGGCGGTTACCGCCGCCACCTGTCGCCCGACCGCCGCCCCTACCAGACCAAGGACGGCTATGTCTGCGCCCTGATCTACAACGACGGCCACTGGGAACGCTTCTTCCGCGAGCTGGGCCGTCCCGATATGCCCGCCTCCGACCCCCGCTATGTCAGCTTTGCCGCCCGGATGGAGCATATCGACGAGGTCTATGCCGAGCTGGGCGAGCTGATGAAGACGCGCACCACCGACGAGTGGCTGGCGCTGTTCGACCGCGCCGACGTGCCCGCCATGCCGATGCACAGCTTCGAATCCGCGCTGGAGGATCCGCACCTGCGCGAGACCGGCTTTTTCGAGGAATTCGACCATCCGACCGAAGGCCGCCTGCGCCAGATGGCGGTGCCGACGCGCTTTTCGCGCACCCCGGCCCGGCCCGAGAAACCCGCGCCCCGCCTCGGGGCGGACGGAGAGGCGGTGCTGACCCGGATGGGGTTCAGCGACACCGATATTGCCGCGCTTGTAGACGCGGGCGCCGTGACACTACCGAAGAGGGCCTGA
- a CDS encoding IclR family transcriptional regulator, whose product MAVRQIENLIALLEYFAERQEPATLADIARDFGWPRSSAHNILITLSYAGYLYEPKARGGYYPSSRWTQLGQAFSDGEPLPEALRNIIVDLGKRTGETAWISAPSGLYAVFLAVVESLAAVRYAAQVGNRVPIHITASGQALMSQMPERDREILLRKASYGNWGRNAARSIEEVRQQMAEAAERGWFKSASYFSPDLGGVAVPIVLGSRVFSVTVAGPIYRMEDRFAPYAEEIYAAIARELGADHCARTLKGIRLP is encoded by the coding sequence ATGGCAGTCAGACAGATCGAAAACCTCATCGCGCTTCTGGAATATTTTGCCGAGCGGCAGGAGCCTGCGACATTGGCCGACATCGCGCGCGATTTCGGATGGCCCCGGTCGAGCGCCCATAACATCCTGATAACACTGTCATATGCCGGATATCTCTACGAGCCGAAGGCGCGTGGCGGCTACTACCCGTCCTCGCGCTGGACCCAGCTTGGCCAGGCCTTTTCCGATGGCGAACCGCTGCCCGAAGCGCTGCGCAACATCATCGTCGACCTGGGCAAGCGGACGGGGGAAACGGCCTGGATCTCGGCCCCCTCGGGGCTTTACGCGGTCTTCCTGGCGGTGGTCGAATCCCTTGCGGCGGTGCGCTACGCGGCGCAGGTCGGCAACCGGGTGCCGATCCACATCACCGCGTCGGGGCAGGCCCTGATGTCGCAGATGCCCGAGCGCGACCGGGAGATTCTGTTGCGCAAGGCTTCCTACGGCAACTGGGGCCGCAATGCCGCGCGCAGCATCGAGGAGGTGCGCCAGCAGATGGCCGAGGCCGCCGAGCGCGGCTGGTTCAAGTCCGCCTCCTACTTTTCGCCCGACCTGGGTGGGGTGGCGGTGCCGATCGTGCTGGGCAGCCGGGTCTTCTCGGTCACCGTGGCCGGGCCGATCTACCGCATGGAAGACCGCTTTGCCCCCTATGCGGAAGAGATCTACGCCGCCATCGCGCGCGAGCTGGGCGCGGATCATTGCGCCCGCACGCTGAAGGGGATCCGACTGCCCTGA
- a CDS encoding helix-turn-helix transcriptional regulator: MTGQIADSAIFDHAPVGLVYTENRQMLRLNARFAAIFGYEVAELEGASLALLYPSPDDFTQTGAHWTRELGQHGDYADERIMRRKDGALFWCRVRGQALDPAAPLARAVWSFADLSRERPVAALSRRERQVGVLLVEGLTAKEIARRLEISPRTVHVHKNRLMTRFGVRNSLELVRCLTSMPL, encoded by the coding sequence ATGACCGGCCAGATCGCAGACAGCGCCATTTTCGACCATGCGCCCGTCGGGCTGGTCTACACCGAGAACCGCCAGATGCTGCGGCTGAACGCCCGCTTCGCGGCGATCTTCGGCTACGAGGTGGCCGAGCTGGAGGGCGCCTCGCTGGCGCTGCTCTATCCGTCTCCGGACGACTTCACCCAGACCGGCGCGCACTGGACGCGCGAGCTGGGTCAGCATGGCGATTACGCCGATGAACGGATCATGCGCCGCAAGGATGGCGCGCTGTTCTGGTGCCGGGTGCGGGGCCAGGCGCTGGACCCCGCCGCGCCCCTGGCCCGCGCCGTCTGGAGCTTTGCCGATCTGTCGCGCGAACGCCCCGTGGCCGCCCTGTCGCGCCGCGAACGGCAGGTCGGCGTGCTGCTGGTCGAGGGACTGACGGCAAAGGAAATCGCCCGGCGGCTCGAGATCTCGCCGCGCACGGTGCATGTCCACAAGAACCGGCTGATGACCCGGTTCGGCGTGCGCAATTCGCTGGAACTGGTGCGCTGCCTGACCTCGATGCCGCTCTAG
- a CDS encoding acetyl-CoA acetyltransferase encodes MQPCIAGWGHTKFGALKDQGLEELIQAAAREALDHAGVAPGDVDGVWLGHFNSGLVPDGFPSSLVLGLDDALRFTPATRCENACASGSAAIWSALNAIRAGEARIALVVGAEKMTDLDTAGVTKALSGASYQKEEAGVSFPQIFARIAGQYFQSYGDQSRTLARIAVKNHANAMANPLAHMQKVVTQDFCNTISEKNPMIAAPLRMTDCSLITDGAAALVIVAPELAGSFPRAVTFRAAAQVNDVLPMSRRDMTELTGPRVAFERAFDQAGVGLGDIGFAEVHDCFTIAELMIYEAMGLTPKGQGARAVAEGTVMKGGRMPVNLSGGLKAKGHPVGATGVSMHVMAARQVTGTADEMQAERADLGMVFNMGGSGVANYCSILEAVK; translated from the coding sequence ATGCAACCATGTATTGCTGGCTGGGGCCACACCAAATTCGGCGCGCTGAAGGATCAGGGGCTGGAGGAGCTGATACAGGCCGCCGCGCGGGAGGCGCTGGATCACGCTGGCGTGGCGCCCGGTGATGTCGACGGTGTCTGGCTGGGGCATTTCAACTCGGGGCTTGTGCCCGACGGCTTTCCCTCTTCGCTGGTGCTGGGGCTGGATGACGCGCTGCGCTTCACCCCCGCGACCCGCTGCGAGAACGCCTGCGCCTCGGGCTCTGCCGCCATCTGGTCGGCGCTGAACGCCATCCGCGCGGGCGAGGCCAGGATCGCCCTAGTGGTCGGGGCCGAGAAGATGACCGACCTCGACACCGCCGGGGTGACCAAGGCGCTGTCCGGGGCGTCCTACCAGAAGGAAGAAGCGGGGGTGTCCTTCCCGCAGATCTTCGCGCGGATCGCCGGGCAGTACTTCCAGAGCTACGGCGACCAGTCCCGGACGCTGGCCCGTATCGCGGTGAAGAACCATGCCAATGCCATGGCCAACCCCTTGGCACATATGCAGAAAGTGGTGACGCAGGACTTTTGCAACACGATCTCGGAGAAGAACCCGATGATCGCCGCGCCGCTGCGCATGACCGATTGCTCGCTGATCACCGACGGAGCCGCCGCGCTGGTGATCGTCGCGCCCGAGCTGGCCGGGTCATTCCCCCGCGCCGTCACCTTCCGTGCCGCGGCGCAGGTGAATGACGTGCTGCCCATGTCGCGCCGCGACATGACCGAGCTGACCGGCCCCCGCGTGGCGTTCGAGCGCGCCTTTGATCAGGCCGGGGTGGGCCTCGGGGATATCGGTTTCGCCGAGGTGCACGATTGCTTCACCATCGCCGAGCTGATGATCTACGAGGCCATGGGCCTGACGCCCAAGGGGCAGGGCGCCCGGGCCGTCGCCGAGGGCACGGTGATGAAGGGCGGGCGCATGCCGGTGAATCTCTCCGGCGGGCTCAAGGCCAAGGGCCACCCGGTGGGCGCCACCGGCGTGTCGATGCATGTGATGGCCGCGCGGCAGGTCACCGGCACCGCCGATGAGATGCAGGCCGAACGCGCCGATCTGGGGATGGTCTTCAACATGGGCGGCTCCGGCGTGGCGAACTACTGCTCCATCCTGGAGGCGGTGAAATGA
- a CDS encoding AMP-binding protein has protein sequence MNPAEWLARIARVTPDAPALFLGDKLVADYGAFSRDAAAIGAGLVARGIGPGDRVALFMPNSIDYLPIFYGILYAGATAVPVNGKLHAREAAWIVAHSDARLVFAKDPQALRATGDIAGVPCLAPGGEEMAALRATPPLAAPAPMQVEDPAWLFYTSGTTGRPKGAILSCGNLMAMSLSYFADVDEVAAGDAALYAAPLSHGAGLYNFVHVLRGARHVVPESGGFDPAEIFALAQTLGNVSMFAAPTMVKRMVDHARAGGGTGEGIKTIVYGGGPMYLADIKDALAVMGPKFVQIYGQGEAPMTITALSRADISDRDAPGWERRLASVGRAHAVAELRILDARGAPLPPGEAGEIAVRGPQVMQGYLENPEASAKSLRDGWLMTGDLGHLDNQGYLFLHDRAKDLVISGGSNIYPREVEEALLTHPGVSEVSVIGVPDTEWGEIVVAFVVPVGDGQPEMTELDDTCTSLIARFKKPKRYIFVPELPKNNYGKVLKTDLRARMQNGS, from the coding sequence ATGAACCCGGCGGAGTGGCTGGCGCGGATCGCGCGCGTGACCCCCGACGCCCCGGCTCTGTTTCTGGGTGACAAGCTGGTGGCCGATTACGGCGCCTTCTCCCGGGATGCGGCGGCCATCGGCGCGGGGCTTGTGGCCCGCGGCATCGGCCCGGGGGACCGGGTGGCGCTGTTCATGCCCAATTCCATCGATTACCTGCCGATCTTCTACGGCATCCTCTACGCCGGGGCGACGGCGGTGCCGGTGAACGGCAAGCTGCACGCCAGGGAGGCCGCCTGGATCGTGGCCCATTCCGACGCCCGTCTGGTCTTTGCCAAGGACCCGCAGGCCCTGCGCGCCACCGGCGACATCGCGGGCGTGCCCTGCCTGGCGCCCGGAGGGGAGGAGATGGCGGCGCTGCGCGCCACGCCGCCGCTGGCAGCGCCCGCGCCGATGCAGGTCGAGGATCCGGCCTGGCTTTTCTACACCTCCGGCACCACCGGGCGGCCCAAGGGTGCGATCCTCAGCTGCGGCAACCTGATGGCCATGTCGCTGAGCTATTTCGCCGATGTCGACGAGGTCGCGGCGGGCGATGCCGCGCTCTACGCCGCGCCGCTGTCGCACGGGGCGGGGCTGTACAATTTCGTCCATGTCCTGCGCGGCGCGCGCCACGTGGTGCCCGAGAGCGGCGGCTTCGATCCGGCAGAGATCTTCGCTTTGGCGCAGACGCTGGGCAACGTGTCGATGTTCGCCGCGCCGACCATGGTCAAGCGCATGGTGGACCATGCCCGCGCGGGTGGCGGTACGGGCGAAGGCATCAAGACCATCGTTTATGGCGGCGGGCCGATGTATCTGGCGGACATCAAGGATGCGCTGGCGGTCATGGGTCCGAAATTCGTGCAGATTTACGGCCAGGGCGAGGCGCCAATGACCATCACCGCGCTCAGCCGCGCCGACATCTCCGACCGCGATGCCCCGGGCTGGGAGAGGCGCCTGGCTTCGGTCGGGCGCGCCCATGCGGTGGCCGAGCTGCGCATCCTGGATGCCCGGGGCGCGCCGCTGCCGCCGGGCGAGGCCGGCGAGATCGCCGTGCGCGGGCCACAGGTGATGCAGGGGTATCTCGAGAATCCCGAAGCCAGTGCAAAATCGCTCCGAGATGGCTGGCTGATGACGGGCGATCTGGGTCATCTGGACAATCAGGGCTACCTGTTCCTGCATGACCGCGCGAAAGATCTGGTCATCTCGGGCGGATCCAACATCTACCCGCGCGAGGTCGAAGAGGCGCTGTTGACCCACCCCGGGGTCAGCGAGGTGTCCGTGATCGGCGTGCCCGACACGGAATGGGGCGAAATCGTTGTGGCGTTTGTCGTACCTGTCGGCGATGGCCAGCCCGAAATGACCGAGCTGGACGATACCTGCACCTCGCTGATTGCAAGGTTCAAGAAACCCAAGCGCTACATCTTTGTCCCTGAACTGCCGAAGAACAACTACGGCAAGGTTCTGAAGACCGATCTGCGCGCCCGGATGCAGAACGGATCCTAG